From a single Streptomyces liliifuscus genomic region:
- a CDS encoding FadR/GntR family transcriptional regulator codes for MSLTDKAIDEIRELIRTGVLPPGSKLPPEPDLAAQLGLSRNLAREAVKALAVARVLEVRRGDGTYVTSLQPSLLLEGLGGAVELLQGDSVALQDLMEVRRLLEPIATALAATRISDSQLAEVKRHLDAMREARDDVEQLNVHDAAFHRAVISATGNETLLTLLESISGRTLRARIWRGLVDDKAAGRTLAEHEAIFNALSTRDAALSQAAALLHVSNTEQSLRDQLSSGEPLPFGTTARK; via the coding sequence GTGTCTCTGACGGACAAGGCCATCGATGAGATCCGTGAGCTGATCCGGACCGGTGTCCTGCCTCCGGGCTCGAAGCTCCCGCCGGAGCCGGACCTGGCCGCGCAGCTGGGCCTGTCCCGGAACCTCGCACGGGAAGCGGTCAAGGCGCTGGCTGTCGCACGGGTCCTGGAGGTCCGCCGGGGCGACGGCACGTATGTGACCAGCCTTCAGCCGAGTCTGCTCCTGGAGGGTCTGGGCGGCGCGGTGGAACTGCTGCAGGGTGATTCGGTCGCCCTGCAGGACCTCATGGAGGTACGGCGGCTCCTTGAGCCGATCGCCACGGCCCTTGCCGCGACACGGATCTCCGACTCCCAACTGGCCGAGGTGAAGCGGCACTTGGATGCCATGCGCGAGGCCCGGGACGATGTCGAACAGCTGAACGTCCACGACGCCGCCTTCCACCGCGCGGTCATCTCGGCCACGGGCAACGAGACCCTCCTCACCCTCCTGGAAAGCATCTCCGGCCGCACCCTGCGTGCCCGCATCTGGCGCGGTCTGGTCGACGACAAGGCCGCGGGCCGGACTCTCGCCGAGCACGAGGCGATCTTCAACGCGCTCTCCACCCGTGACGCGGCCCTCAGCCAGGCCGCCGCACTGCTGCACGTGAGCAACACCGAGCAGTCGCTGAGGGACCAACTGAGCTCCGGTGAACCCCTCCCCTTCGGGACGACAGCGCGGAAGTGA
- a CDS encoding CitMHS family transporter, whose translation MLAALGFATIAVLLLVTMTKRASVLVALILLPVLAALIGGFAGDLGELILGGLSKVAPTGIMIAFAVLYFSLMVDAGLFDPLIRGLLRVARGDPLRITVATAVLTLCVALDGDGASTFLITVSALLPVYQRLGMNPLVLSGVVCLGAGVMNMVPWGGPTVRAMAALKLDSSEVFTPVLPAMGVGVAWVLVASYLLGRRERNRLGALSAQGPDPDAGKGEQDDREPAVAATTVTVATEPEPSRHTTPATADGEHQAVRAPGDGPGAVRVPPLPRTWLNVFNLLLTVTLVVCLIQEVMPLPVLFVLGFAIAALVNHPSWEQQQALLDRHAKNVVLVTTMIFAAGVLTGILSGTRMLDEMAEALVSVVPDSFGSHMPVAVAVSGMPLSLVFTPDAYYFGVLPVLAETAQGFGTDPAEVARAAILGQMTTGFPLSPLTASTFILVGMSGVSLGEHQRFIFRWAFATTLVMTAAALLTGAFSL comes from the coding sequence ATGCTGGCAGCCCTGGGCTTCGCCACGATCGCCGTCCTTCTGCTGGTCACCATGACCAAACGCGCCTCGGTACTGGTCGCTCTGATCCTGCTTCCGGTGCTGGCGGCGCTCATCGGCGGATTCGCGGGCGATCTGGGCGAGTTGATTCTCGGCGGGCTGTCCAAGGTGGCGCCCACCGGCATCATGATCGCCTTCGCCGTCCTGTACTTCAGCCTGATGGTGGACGCCGGGCTCTTCGACCCCCTGATCCGCGGTCTGTTGCGCGTGGCGCGTGGCGACCCGTTGCGGATCACGGTCGCCACCGCGGTCCTCACGCTGTGCGTGGCCCTGGACGGAGACGGCGCCTCCACCTTCCTCATCACCGTCTCCGCGCTGCTGCCGGTCTACCAGCGGCTCGGTATGAACCCCCTCGTGCTGTCCGGAGTGGTCTGCCTGGGCGCGGGCGTGATGAACATGGTCCCCTGGGGTGGCCCGACGGTACGCGCCATGGCGGCTCTGAAACTGGACAGTTCCGAGGTCTTCACCCCCGTACTGCCCGCGATGGGCGTCGGCGTCGCCTGGGTGCTGGTGGCCTCGTATCTGCTCGGCCGCCGGGAACGCAATCGTCTTGGCGCGCTGTCCGCGCAGGGTCCGGATCCGGACGCGGGCAAGGGTGAGCAGGACGACCGTGAACCCGCCGTCGCCGCGACGACGGTCACGGTGGCCACCGAACCCGAGCCGAGTCGGCACACCACTCCGGCGACGGCCGACGGGGAGCATCAGGCCGTCCGGGCGCCCGGGGACGGGCCCGGCGCCGTCCGGGTCCCGCCGTTGCCGCGGACCTGGCTGAACGTCTTCAATCTCCTGCTCACCGTCACCCTCGTGGTCTGCCTGATCCAGGAAGTGATGCCGCTTCCGGTGCTGTTCGTCCTCGGGTTCGCGATCGCGGCGCTGGTCAACCACCCCAGCTGGGAACAGCAGCAGGCGCTGCTCGACAGGCACGCCAAGAACGTGGTCCTGGTCACCACGATGATCTTCGCGGCCGGTGTCCTCACCGGGATCCTCAGTGGCACCAGGATGCTCGACGAGATGGCCGAGGCGCTCGTCTCCGTCGTCCCCGACTCCTTCGGCTCGCACATGCCCGTCGCGGTGGCGGTCAGCGGTATGCCGCTGAGTCTGGTCTTCACCCCGGACGCCTACTACTTCGGCGTACTGCCCGTACTCGCCGAGACCGCGCAGGGCTTCGGCACGGACCCGGCGGAGGTCGCCCGGGCCGCCATTCTCGGCCAGATGACCACGGGGTTCCCGCTCAGTCCGCTCACCGCCTCCACGTTCATCCTGGTGGGCATGAGTGGTGTGTCGCTCGGCGAACACCAGCGCTTCATCTTCCGCTGGGCCTTCGCCACCACCCTGGTCATGACCGCCGCCGCCCTGCTGACCGGCGCGTTCTCACTGTGA
- a CDS encoding SGNH/GDSL hydrolase family protein, whose product MSRGPGGRTQLVAAAYRSAYGDFVHKLRTRYGADTTIVAVGAGQYSGHVQQVVRTRNEAGDSRVRYWFLDDSGLDFLGCDWHYSARDDRLVSGRLTSFIAGLPTGW is encoded by the coding sequence GTGTCCCGGGGGCCGGGCGGCCGCACTCAGTTAGTCGCGGCCGCCTACCGCAGCGCCTACGGCGACTTCGTCCACAAGCTGCGCACGCGCTACGGGGCCGACACGACCATCGTGGCGGTGGGCGCCGGCCAGTACTCCGGCCATGTCCAGCAGGTGGTCAGGACGCGCAACGAGGCAGGCGACAGCCGGGTCCGTTACTGGTTCCTCGACGACTCGGGCCTGGACTTCCTCGGCTGCGATTGGCACTACTCGGCCCGCGACGACCGGCTCGTCTCCGGTCGGCTCACCTCGTTCATCGCCGGTCTGCCGACAGGCTGGTGA
- a CDS encoding CaiB/BaiF CoA transferase family protein — translation MSDDERNSTASGQLRGLKVVEFAHVVAGPLAGSMLADQGADVVHVEPPGAGDAARAMGPQRDGVPLWFKVAGRNKRSVTLDLHHEAGRTVAHRLVAWADVVIVTLRAGRLRDWGLDWDSVHRINPRAVLLQISGFGATSSQADAPGFGKVGEARSGVVHLTGFPDGPPVHTGFSHGDAVTGLMGAYAVLAALHRRDHDPDFDGEWIDLALFESLFRLVEWQVIVHDQLGRVPERSGNQLAVAPGAVINTYRSRDGEWITVTSATLRSVGNIVRLLGLPEEEFTTAQQQYDRREQLDENLRNWVAKRDAGECLEEFARAEVVASRVFDAADIAADPVYAEREDIVTVEDPDLGPVRMQAVIPHFRQHPGRVWRTGPALGQDNHLVYGQWLGLSADELADLEKSDVI, via the coding sequence GTGTCGGACGACGAGCGGAACTCCACCGCAAGCGGGCAGTTGCGCGGGCTGAAGGTGGTCGAGTTCGCCCATGTGGTGGCCGGTCCGCTGGCGGGGTCGATGCTCGCCGACCAGGGGGCCGACGTCGTACACGTGGAGCCCCCCGGCGCCGGAGACGCGGCCCGCGCCATGGGGCCCCAACGCGACGGCGTCCCCCTGTGGTTCAAGGTCGCCGGCCGCAACAAACGCTCGGTCACCCTCGATCTGCACCACGAGGCCGGCCGGACCGTCGCCCACCGCCTCGTCGCCTGGGCGGACGTCGTCATCGTCACTCTGCGCGCGGGACGCCTGCGCGACTGGGGACTCGACTGGGACTCCGTGCACCGGATCAACCCCCGGGCGGTGCTGCTGCAGATCTCCGGATTCGGCGCCACCTCGTCACAGGCGGACGCCCCCGGATTCGGCAAGGTGGGTGAGGCGCGCAGTGGAGTCGTCCACCTGACCGGCTTTCCCGACGGCCCGCCCGTGCACACCGGCTTCTCGCACGGCGACGCCGTCACCGGCCTGATGGGCGCCTACGCCGTCCTCGCCGCCCTCCACCGCCGCGACCACGACCCCGACTTCGACGGCGAGTGGATCGACCTCGCCCTCTTCGAGTCCCTCTTCCGTCTGGTCGAGTGGCAGGTCATCGTCCACGACCAGTTGGGCCGAGTGCCCGAACGCTCCGGCAACCAGCTGGCCGTCGCCCCAGGAGCCGTGATCAACACCTACCGCTCCCGCGACGGCGAGTGGATCACGGTGACCTCCGCGACGCTGCGATCGGTGGGCAACATCGTCCGCCTGCTGGGACTCCCCGAGGAGGAGTTCACCACGGCTCAGCAACAGTACGACCGGCGCGAGCAGTTGGACGAGAACCTGCGGAACTGGGTGGCGAAGCGCGACGCCGGCGAGTGCCTGGAGGAGTTCGCCCGGGCCGAGGTCGTGGCCTCACGGGTGTTCGACGCGGCGGACATCGCCGCCGACCCCGTGTACGCCGAACGCGAGGACATCGTCACTGTCGAGGACCCCGACCTCGGTCCGGTACGTATGCAGGCGGTGATCCCGCATTTCCGGCAACACCCCGGCCGGGTCTGGCGGACGGGACCCGCTCTCGGACAGGACAACCACCTGGTCTACGGGCAGTGGCTGGGCCTCAGCGCGGACGAGCTGGCCGACCTGGAGAAGAGCGATGTCATCTGA
- a CDS encoding TetR family transcriptional regulator C-terminal domain-containing protein — protein sequence MEEPTARGVAEAILRGAVRTTTRPGGPAGRLVVQGAPASSDAGRPAHDMLVEWRNDSGLRLEERFQRAVDEGDLPRDADPRQLARYVMTVTFGIAVQAAGGLGRDELQDIADMALERRLP from the coding sequence ATGGAGGAGCCGACCGCGCGAGGCGTGGCCGAGGCGATTCTCCGCGGAGCGGTTCGGACCACGACGCGTCCCGGAGGCCCTGCGGGACGCCTGGTCGTGCAGGGCGCGCCGGCGTCGAGCGATGCGGGTCGGCCCGCGCACGACATGCTGGTCGAGTGGCGGAACGATTCGGGTCTGCGCCTTGAGGAGCGCTTCCAGCGGGCCGTCGACGAGGGCGATCTTCCGCGCGACGCCGACCCTCGACAGCTCGCCCGATACGTCATGACGGTGACGTTCGGCATCGCAGTCCAGGCCGCCGGCGGCCTCGGCCGCGACGAACTCCAGGACATCGCCGACATGGCACTGGAGCGCCGGCTGCCGTAG
- a CDS encoding HpcH/HpaI aldolase/citrate lyase family protein, which produces MSSEASPQGPAELDAGVVDRPPLRSLLFVPGTRTDWLPKARAAGADAAILDLEDAVPAADKLAARAQVAEAVARAATAPPEQTGRMALFVRVNPLDDWASAEELRAVVRPGLAGIVLPKVRSAQDVRLADRLLSWCEQEQGMRPGRIALIPLLETARGLREAYDIARAASRIAYLGALTAPGGDVERAVGYRWSPEGTETVALRSRVLLDARAAGVPCPVSGLWTRIGDLPGLRAFAEQNRSLGYEGMMAIHPSHVPVINEVFSPGSAELARCAELIAAVEAAQGEGTGAVTFRGEMVDEAMARTARLVLERHGA; this is translated from the coding sequence ATGTCATCTGAGGCGTCTCCCCAAGGCCCCGCCGAACTGGACGCGGGAGTGGTCGACCGCCCCCCGCTGCGCTCCCTGCTCTTCGTGCCCGGCACCAGAACCGACTGGCTGCCCAAGGCCCGGGCGGCGGGCGCCGACGCCGCGATCCTCGACCTGGAGGACGCAGTGCCCGCCGCGGACAAACTCGCCGCCCGCGCGCAGGTGGCCGAAGCCGTCGCACGGGCCGCCACCGCACCGCCCGAGCAGACGGGACGGATGGCACTGTTCGTCCGCGTCAACCCGCTGGACGACTGGGCCAGTGCCGAAGAACTGCGTGCGGTCGTACGGCCCGGACTCGCCGGGATCGTCCTTCCCAAGGTCCGCTCCGCCCAGGACGTGAGGCTCGCCGACCGACTCCTGAGCTGGTGCGAACAGGAGCAGGGCATGCGGCCGGGACGGATCGCCCTGATACCCCTGCTGGAGACCGCACGCGGCCTGCGCGAGGCCTACGACATCGCCCGGGCCGCCTCACGCATCGCCTACCTGGGCGCTCTCACCGCCCCAGGCGGCGACGTGGAACGCGCTGTCGGCTACCGCTGGAGCCCGGAGGGAACCGAAACGGTGGCGCTACGCTCCCGCGTTCTGCTGGACGCCAGAGCAGCCGGGGTGCCGTGCCCGGTCAGCGGACTGTGGACGCGCATCGGCGACCTCCCGGGGCTGCGCGCCTTCGCCGAACAGAACCGCTCCCTCGGCTACGAGGGCATGATGGCGATCCATCCCTCCCATGTCCCCGTGATCAACGAGGTGTTCTCTCCCGGCTCCGCCGAACTCGCCCGCTGCGCAGAGTTGATCGCGGCGGTCGAGGCGGCGCAGGGAGAAGGGACGGGCGCCGTGACATTCCGAGGTGAGATGGTCGACGAGGCCATGGCCCGCACGGCCCGCCTCGTTCTCGAACGACACGGGGCATGA
- a CDS encoding alpha-L-fucosidase, whose protein sequence is MSNSINRRQLLASATCVVTAAVAGGALGAGVAEAAPSTYTPDWNSVDQHPPAPEWFQDAKFGIYFHWGAFSVPAFDNEWYPRNMYQAGSNANRHHIATYGQPSAWPYHNFINGARDPAGNTVQFAPKLKSAGGRFDPEEWAQLFVDAGARFAGPVAEHHDGFSMWDSQVNEWNSVKKGPGIDLLRLFSTAIRAKGLKLLVAMHHAYHYNGFFEDAPAQTDSSLKKFYGQLNKTAEDQLWFDKLKEVIDRARPDILWQDFKLDAVDEQQRLNFLAYYYNQANSWGREVVATYKDGMNGKGEVFDYERGGPADLTTPYWLTDDSISSSSWCYTQGIGYYTTQQMLHSFLDRVSKNGNMLLNIAPMADGTIPQAQKDILLAIGDHLRRFGESVYATRAWTAYGEGPTKMGGGSFTTPHAGTAQDIRFTRNKADDVLYATVLGWPGSSLTIKTLSPDRINLSSLSSVKLLGTTAGTYIDLPTPAQNASGLTITLPSSAPYSAYAYVLRLDFSGTIPGLRPLTGAVAFTDVNYTGNDGVFTVGDHTAADLTASGLGAGTLSSLRPAPGYQVIGYSGDNFTGSSWTFTAENPDLRVTGNNDQITSLRVQFNPATYFRITNATNGLALDSGGNVASGSDLKQWTWNGSNNLQWHAEAVGGGHYRLVNRTNGMVADGWGATADGSAARQAAWNGGTNQQWTLTHRGGDRYSIANRTTGLVLDGGGNVSSGSVAKQWTYGGSTNLLWTFTAL, encoded by the coding sequence ATGTCGAACTCGATCAACAGACGCCAGTTGCTGGCCTCCGCAACCTGCGTGGTGACGGCAGCCGTGGCAGGAGGTGCGTTAGGCGCCGGAGTTGCCGAGGCGGCGCCCAGCACGTACACGCCCGACTGGAACTCGGTCGACCAGCACCCGCCGGCTCCGGAGTGGTTCCAGGACGCGAAGTTCGGGATCTACTTCCACTGGGGTGCCTTCAGCGTGCCCGCCTTCGACAACGAGTGGTACCCGCGCAACATGTACCAGGCTGGGAGCAACGCGAACCGGCATCACATCGCGACCTACGGCCAGCCGTCAGCTTGGCCGTACCACAACTTCATCAACGGAGCGCGGGACCCGGCGGGCAACACCGTCCAGTTCGCCCCGAAACTGAAGTCGGCCGGCGGGAGGTTCGACCCCGAGGAGTGGGCGCAGCTGTTCGTCGACGCGGGCGCCAGGTTCGCCGGCCCGGTCGCCGAGCACCACGACGGCTTCTCCATGTGGGACAGCCAGGTCAACGAGTGGAACTCGGTGAAGAAGGGCCCTGGCATCGACCTGCTGCGGCTGTTCTCCACGGCCATCCGCGCCAAGGGCCTGAAGCTGCTGGTGGCCATGCACCACGCGTACCACTACAACGGCTTCTTCGAGGACGCTCCCGCGCAGACGGACAGCAGCCTCAAGAAGTTCTACGGGCAACTGAACAAGACCGCGGAGGACCAGCTCTGGTTCGACAAGCTGAAAGAGGTCATCGACCGCGCCCGGCCCGACATCCTGTGGCAGGACTTCAAGCTGGACGCCGTCGACGAGCAACAGCGCCTGAACTTCCTGGCGTACTACTACAACCAGGCCAACAGCTGGGGCCGCGAGGTCGTCGCCACGTACAAGGACGGCATGAACGGCAAGGGCGAGGTCTTCGACTACGAACGCGGCGGCCCGGCCGATCTCACCACGCCCTACTGGCTCACCGACGACAGCATCTCCAGCAGCAGTTGGTGCTACACCCAGGGCATCGGCTACTACACCACGCAGCAGATGCTGCACTCGTTCCTCGACCGGGTCAGCAAGAACGGCAACATGCTGCTGAACATCGCGCCGATGGCCGACGGCACCATCCCCCAGGCACAGAAGGACATCCTGCTCGCCATCGGCGACCATCTGAGGCGCTTCGGCGAGTCGGTGTACGCGACCCGGGCCTGGACCGCGTACGGCGAGGGACCGACGAAGATGGGCGGCGGCTCGTTCACCACTCCGCACGCCGGCACAGCGCAGGACATCCGATTCACCCGCAACAAGGCCGACGACGTCCTGTACGCCACCGTCCTCGGCTGGCCCGGCAGTTCGCTCACGATCAAGACTCTCAGCCCGGACCGGATCAACCTGTCGTCGCTGTCCTCGGTGAAGCTCCTGGGTACCACCGCCGGCACGTACATCGACCTGCCCACGCCGGCCCAGAACGCCTCCGGCCTCACGATCACCCTGCCGTCCTCCGCGCCGTACAGCGCCTACGCCTACGTCCTGAGGCTCGACTTCTCCGGCACGATCCCGGGCCTGCGGCCGCTCACCGGCGCCGTCGCCTTCACAGACGTCAACTACACAGGCAACGACGGCGTGTTCACCGTCGGCGACCACACCGCGGCCGACCTGACCGCGTCCGGACTGGGCGCGGGCACACTCTCCTCCCTCCGGCCGGCCCCCGGCTACCAGGTGATCGGCTACTCCGGCGACAACTTCACCGGCAGCTCCTGGACGTTCACGGCCGAGAACCCCGACCTGCGGGTCACCGGCAACAACGATCAGATCACCTCGCTGAGGGTCCAGTTCAACCCGGCGACGTACTTCCGGATCACCAACGCCACCAACGGCCTCGCCCTGGACAGCGGCGGCAACGTCGCCTCCGGGTCCGACCTCAAGCAGTGGACCTGGAACGGCAGCAACAACCTCCAGTGGCACGCGGAAGCTGTCGGAGGCGGCCACTACCGGCTGGTCAACCGCACCAACGGCATGGTCGCCGACGGCTGGGGCGCCACCGCCGACGGCTCCGCAGCCCGGCAGGCCGCCTGGAACGGCGGCACCAACCAGCAGTGGACCCTCACCCACCGGGGCGGCGACCGCTACTCGATCGCCAACCGCACCACCGGCCTGGTCCTCGACGGCGGCGGCAACGTGTCCTCGGGATCCGTGGCCAAGCAGTGGACCTACGGCGGCAGCACCAACCTGCTGTGGACCTTCACCGCGTTGTAG
- a CDS encoding LysR family transcriptional regulator gives MEATTLRQLAAYTAVARAASFTAAAAEMHVSQSSLSRAVADLERQLGVQLLERDTRNVQLTAAGVEALRVAEQIVNAHRAGMKELRRYLLGDSGTVAVATLPSVAAVLLPQVISEFRERRPQVAVRLLDGLERSVLDRVLSGDADFAITTVGSPPEQLEHRPLVRDRFVAVLPECHPLAARHEITWDDLARQPFLAVGRDSSVRRLTDAAFAQIDAHALPAAEAGSIATLGGLVTAGLGVSAMPALVLPLMGTGPVVCRPLVDPVVDRRLDIALRARRTLPTVTERFLETLEEFRRQERPLPPGVSWA, from the coding sequence ATGGAAGCCACCACCTTGCGTCAACTGGCGGCGTACACGGCCGTCGCGCGGGCCGCGAGCTTCACCGCGGCCGCCGCGGAGATGCACGTGTCCCAGTCCTCGCTCAGCCGCGCGGTCGCGGATCTGGAGCGACAACTCGGCGTCCAGCTCCTGGAACGGGACACCCGCAACGTGCAGTTGACCGCGGCGGGCGTCGAGGCCCTGCGCGTCGCCGAGCAGATAGTGAACGCTCACCGGGCGGGCATGAAGGAGCTCAGGCGATACCTGCTCGGCGACTCGGGAACGGTCGCCGTGGCCACTCTTCCCTCCGTCGCGGCGGTGCTCCTGCCACAGGTGATCTCCGAGTTCCGCGAGCGACGGCCGCAGGTGGCGGTACGACTCCTCGACGGCCTGGAGCGGTCGGTACTGGACCGGGTCCTGTCCGGCGACGCCGACTTCGCGATCACCACCGTCGGCAGCCCACCGGAGCAGTTGGAGCACCGCCCCCTGGTCAGGGACCGCTTCGTCGCGGTGCTGCCGGAATGCCATCCGCTCGCCGCCCGCCACGAGATCACCTGGGACGATCTGGCGCGTCAGCCGTTCCTGGCCGTCGGGCGCGACTCGAGCGTGCGCCGACTCACCGACGCGGCGTTCGCCCAGATCGACGCGCACGCGCTGCCGGCGGCCGAGGCGGGCAGTATCGCGACCTTGGGCGGACTGGTGACCGCCGGCCTCGGGGTGTCGGCGATGCCCGCCCTCGTGCTCCCGCTGATGGGCACCGGGCCCGTCGTCTGCCGACCTCTGGTGGACCCCGTGGTGGACCGGCGTCTGGACATCGCGCTGCGTGCCCGCCGAACGCTCCCGACCGTGACGGAGCGGTTCCTGGAGACGCTCGAAGAGTTCCGCCGCCAGGAGCGTCCGCTTCCGCCCGGGGTGTCGTGGGCCTGA
- a CDS encoding ATP-binding SpoIIE family protein phosphatase, whose product MADKQDVRTAALVVGPDGVVSGWSESGRLLLGWTAEATVGRPLADLLAAPPPPGFPENHDGGADHAGLMPLRHRDGSTVDALVSTHPLLGPDGRALGHVVTVQRWERRPVIADLAFEQCPFALGVYDPELRFLWINASSGRVIAHSEEQVLGKKYREVLPEFDRSLFPERDDKPYTDQLAEVARTGRAARLITVFQPRGSDYANAWATSIWPVRDAEGRVRAVANWGFDMSAEYWARQRLLILNEASAGIGRTLDVIGTARELATTSVPSFIDVVTVDLFDEVLRGEEPPSVSEFTPGETIVLTRAARHSAKEDADRAPRPTTPVSHTPGSVAARCMTTGRSTVQLAAEPGEGGEWAFGPGLASDPAHWPPGNPLVDASIAADGLTGRITVPLRARGALLGVVAFSRSERPEAFTADDLILAEELTAKAAVAIDNARRYSRERTTALTLQRSLLPQGLPSQEAAEVASRYRPAGTDAEVGGDWFDVIPLSGARVALVVGDVVGHGLHAAASMGRLRTAVRTLADVDLPPDELLTHLDDLVIHLASDLRPADHFQPTGEFGATCLYTVYDPVSRRLTLASAGHPLPLIISPDGTTTPVDAQPGPPLGIGGLPFEATELELPEGSLLALYTDGLVESRERDVDQGIADLLRLLNHAATSLESLCDTVMDAMLPEHRTDDAALLLARTHALDPQHVADWDIEPDPAQVPRARKFTLDQLEAWGLEEASFVTELVVSELVTNAIRYGEPPIRLRLIRDTSLICEVSDASNTAPHLRRARAFDEGGRGLLLVAQLTQGWGTRHTTDGKTIWCAQTLTEPEPR is encoded by the coding sequence ATGGCCGACAAGCAGGATGTCCGCACCGCCGCGCTCGTGGTAGGCCCGGACGGTGTGGTGAGCGGCTGGAGCGAGAGCGGGAGGCTGCTGCTGGGCTGGACGGCGGAGGCCACGGTCGGGCGCCCCTTGGCCGACCTGTTGGCCGCTCCCCCACCACCCGGTTTCCCCGAGAACCACGACGGCGGTGCCGACCACGCGGGACTCATGCCCCTGCGCCACCGGGACGGCTCCACGGTGGACGCTCTGGTGTCGACTCACCCGCTGCTCGGACCCGACGGGCGGGCGCTGGGCCACGTGGTGACCGTCCAGCGCTGGGAACGCCGACCGGTGATCGCCGACCTGGCCTTCGAGCAGTGCCCCTTCGCTCTGGGCGTCTACGACCCTGAGCTGCGGTTCCTGTGGATCAACGCCTCCTCGGGCCGGGTGATCGCGCACTCCGAGGAGCAGGTGCTCGGCAAGAAGTACCGCGAGGTGCTTCCCGAATTCGACCGCTCGCTGTTTCCCGAAAGGGACGACAAGCCCTACACGGACCAGCTCGCCGAAGTGGCGAGGACGGGCAGGGCCGCGCGTCTCATCACCGTCTTCCAGCCGCGCGGCAGTGACTACGCGAACGCCTGGGCCACCAGCATCTGGCCCGTCCGGGACGCCGAGGGCAGGGTCCGCGCGGTCGCCAACTGGGGATTCGACATGAGCGCCGAGTACTGGGCCCGGCAGCGCCTGCTCATCCTCAACGAGGCCAGCGCCGGCATCGGCCGGACACTCGACGTGATCGGTACCGCCCGGGAACTGGCCACGACCTCGGTGCCGTCATTCATCGACGTCGTCACCGTGGATCTCTTCGACGAGGTGCTGCGCGGAGAAGAGCCGCCCTCCGTGTCCGAGTTCACCCCCGGCGAGACCATCGTGCTCACTCGTGCCGCCCGGCACAGCGCGAAGGAGGACGCCGACCGGGCTCCCCGGCCCACGACACCCGTCAGCCACACTCCCGGTTCCGTCGCCGCCCGCTGCATGACCACCGGCAGGTCCACGGTCCAACTCGCGGCCGAGCCGGGCGAGGGCGGCGAATGGGCCTTCGGGCCCGGGCTCGCCTCCGACCCGGCCCACTGGCCGCCGGGCAACCCGTTGGTCGACGCGTCCATCGCTGCGGACGGACTGACCGGCCGGATCACCGTGCCGCTCCGGGCCCGCGGCGCACTGCTCGGCGTCGTCGCGTTCTCCCGCAGCGAGCGGCCCGAGGCGTTCACCGCCGACGACCTGATCCTCGCCGAAGAGCTGACCGCCAAGGCCGCCGTCGCCATCGACAACGCCCGCCGCTACTCGCGCGAGCGCACGACCGCGCTGACCCTGCAACGAAGCCTGCTGCCACAGGGGCTGCCCAGCCAGGAGGCGGCCGAGGTGGCATCCCGCTACCGGCCCGCCGGGACCGACGCGGAAGTGGGCGGCGACTGGTTCGACGTCATTCCGCTCTCCGGTGCCCGGGTCGCCCTGGTCGTCGGCGACGTGGTCGGCCACGGCCTGCACGCCGCGGCCAGCATGGGCCGGCTGCGTACGGCGGTCCGCACCCTCGCCGACGTGGACCTGCCGCCGGACGAGTTGCTGACCCACCTGGACGACCTGGTCATCCACCTAGCCAGCGACCTCCGGCCCGCCGACCACTTCCAGCCGACCGGTGAGTTCGGGGCCACCTGCCTGTACACCGTCTACGACCCGGTCTCCCGCCGCCTCACATTGGCGAGCGCAGGTCATCCGCTGCCGCTGATCATCTCCCCGGACGGCACCACGACCCCGGTGGACGCACAGCCGGGACCGCCGCTGGGCATCGGCGGGCTGCCTTTCGAGGCGACCGAGCTCGAACTGCCCGAGGGCAGCCTGCTCGCCCTCTACACCGACGGACTGGTGGAAAGCCGCGAGCGCGACGTCGACCAGGGGATCGCCGACCTGCTGCGGCTCCTCAACCATGCGGCCACCTCACTGGAGAGCCTCTGCGACACGGTGATGGACGCCATGCTTCCCGAACACCGCACCGACGACGCCGCCCTGCTCCTCGCTCGCACTCACGCGCTGGATCCCCAGCATGTCGCCGACTGGGACATCGAACCCGACCCCGCGCAGGTGCCGCGCGCCAGGAAGTTCACGCTCGACCAGTTGGAGGCCTGGGGCCTGGAGGAGGCGTCGTTCGTCACCGAACTGGTTGTCAGCGAGCTGGTCACCAACGCCATCAGATACGGCGAGCCACCGATCAGGCTGCGGCTGATTCGTGACACCTCCCTGATCTGCGAGGTCTCCGACGCCAGCAACACCGCACCGCACCTGCGCCGGGCGCGCGCCTTCGACGAGGGCGGCCGGGGCCTGCTGCTCGTCGCCCAGCTCACCCAGGGCTGGGGTACCCGGCACACCACGGACGGCAAGACGATCTGGTGCGCACAGACCCTCACCGAGCCCGAGCCGCGATGA